One window of Campylobacter sp. RM12651 genomic DNA carries:
- a CDS encoding CoA ester lyase produces MRRTLLFIPGNNAGNIQNAGLFGADAIIFDLEDAVSPMQKDSALNLVCNALTMLNYECEKIVRINLEYAKNDILALSKTKINSILIPKAENIEEIKELIKYTKNLNPKIEILLLIETPLGLLNAKELAFLNGVSAICFGAEDYTSEIGARRSESGVEIDFARNYLLNVCKAAKIDAIDTPYTNINDENGLIADTTYIKNLGFDGKLVISPRHIDIIHNCFKPSEKEIIWANQVLNAIKEAELKKSGVISLNGKMIDAPIVSRAKKILKEIL; encoded by the coding sequence ATGAGAAGAACATTGCTATTTATACCAGGAAATAATGCAGGAAATATTCAAAACGCAGGATTATTTGGAGCTGATGCTATTATATTTGACTTAGAAGATGCAGTAAGTCCTATGCAAAAAGATAGTGCCTTAAATCTAGTTTGCAATGCCTTAACTATGCTAAATTATGAATGTGAAAAAATAGTTAGGATTAATTTAGAGTATGCAAAAAACGATATTTTAGCACTATCAAAAACTAAAATTAATAGCATATTAATCCCAAAAGCTGAAAATATAGAAGAGATTAAAGAACTTATCAAATACACTAAGAATTTAAATCCAAAAATTGAAATTTTACTTTTAATAGAAACTCCACTTGGCTTATTAAATGCTAAAGAATTAGCATTTTTAAATGGCGTTAGTGCTATTTGCTTTGGTGCAGAAGATTATACGAGCGAAATTGGTGCAAGAAGAAGTGAGAGTGGAGTTGAGATTGATTTTGCTAGAAATTATTTATTAAATGTATGTAAGGCTGCAAAAATAGATGCAATAGATACTCCATATACAAATATAAATGATGAAAATGGATTAATAGCCGATACAACTTATATTAAAAATCTAGGATTTGATGGCAAATTAGTAATTAGCCCAAGGCATATTGATATTATTCATAATTGCTTTAAACCTAGTGAAAAAGAAATAATCTGGGCTAATCAAGTCCTAAACGCTATAAAAGAAGCCGAACTTAAAAAAAGTGGAGTAATTTCACTAAACGGCAAAATGATTGATGCACCTATTGTTAGTCGTGCTAAAAAGATTTTAAAGGAAATTCTATGA
- a CDS encoding 2-hydroxycarboxylate transporter family protein, translating to MKERQIGGVNLYAFCVFALIVFFTCYFGKLPKDMVGGLAITMILGILLGEIGMKVPILKNIGGPAILSIFVPSCMVYYGLLNQNSIDAITFFIKQSNFLYLYISVLVVGSILSMKRAILIAGFLKMFIPLFIGTFLAIIVAYLIGSITSIGGAHAVFYIAIPILSGGVGEGIIPLSVAYSEILGNANSSNIIALLAPAAMLGNLFAIAYAGYLKNLALKKPHLSGNGLLVKTKEENINSLNNDTLPFDIKLMGAGLLVAVCYFLIGKLLNMIISIPAPIIMIIMAAITKVLNIMPKSLEYGANFIYQFVSKNLTWALLVGVGVIWTPWKDVIAAINIAFIIICFSVVTTMALTGYFCAKFLNMFEIECSCVMVCHSGLGGTGDVAILGSCNRMELMPFAQISTRIGGACTVIAATFLFAQFGV from the coding sequence ATGAAAGAAAGACAAATAGGTGGTGTAAATTTATACGCATTTTGTGTATTTGCACTTATTGTATTTTTCACTTGCTATTTTGGAAAACTTCCTAAAGATATGGTAGGCGGACTTGCTATTACTATGATTTTAGGAATACTGCTTGGCGAAATTGGTATGAAAGTGCCTATTTTAAAAAATATTGGCGGACCAGCTATATTAAGCATTTTTGTTCCATCTTGTATGGTTTATTATGGTTTATTAAATCAAAACTCAATAGATGCTATAACATTTTTTATAAAACAATCTAATTTCTTATATCTTTATATAAGCGTTTTAGTAGTTGGAAGTATATTAAGTATGAAACGAGCAATTTTAATTGCAGGGTTTTTAAAAATGTTTATACCTTTATTTATAGGAACTTTTTTAGCTATTATAGTAGCATATTTAATAGGTTCAATTACTAGCATAGGCGGAGCTCACGCTGTATTTTATATAGCAATTCCTATCTTAAGTGGCGGAGTTGGAGAGGGAATTATCCCACTAAGTGTTGCTTATTCAGAAATTTTAGGCAATGCCAATTCATCAAATATAATAGCACTTCTAGCACCTGCTGCAATGCTTGGAAACCTATTTGCAATTGCTTATGCAGGATATTTAAAAAATCTAGCTCTAAAAAAGCCACATTTAAGTGGAAACGGGCTTTTAGTAAAAACTAAAGAAGAAAATATCAATTCTTTAAATAACGATACCTTGCCTTTTGATATTAAATTAATGGGTGCTGGTTTGCTTGTTGCGGTATGCTATTTTTTAATAGGAAAATTATTAAATATGATAATTTCAATTCCTGCTCCAATTATTATGATTATTATGGCTGCTATTACAAAAGTTTTAAACATAATGCCAAAAAGCCTAGAATACGGAGCTAATTTCATATATCAATTTGTAAGCAAAAACCTAACTTGGGCTCTTTTAGTAGGTGTTGGAGTTATTTGGACACCTTGGAAAGATGTAATTGCTGCAATTAATATTGCTTTTATAATAATTTGCTTTAGCGTAGTTACTACTATGGCACTTACTGGGTATTTTTGTGCAAAGTTTTTAAATATGTTTGAGATTGAATGCTCTTGCGTTATGGTTTGTCATTCAGGACTTGGTGGCACAGGAGATGTTGCAATTCTAGGCTCTTGTAATAGAATGGAGCTTATGCCATTTGCACAGATTTCAACTAGAATTGGTGGGGCTTGCACGGTTATAGCTGCTACATTTTTATTTGCACAATTTGGAGTTTAA
- a CDS encoding response regulator: MIKTIIVEDDLMVQDINKNILLSVSEFKLLACFTKVDDAINYLLSNEIDLILLDLTLPNTDGIELIRRIKSEFSKIDIIVISARNDSLSLQKSLNLGVIDYILKPFKQNRLESSLNQYKLRRNLLNSKINQENIDKALYKQIDELPKGIDKNSLALIKDKIKEFNTWFNVNELEKLTNISKISLRKYLTYLEQINYITSKLEYKAKGRPQIYYKLN, encoded by the coding sequence ATGATTAAGACAATAATAGTTGAAGATGATTTGATGGTGCAAGATATTAATAAAAACATTCTTTTATCAGTAAGTGAGTTTAAATTACTAGCTTGTTTTACTAAAGTAGATGATGCTATAAATTATTTGCTAAGTAATGAAATAGATTTGATATTACTTGATTTAACCTTGCCAAATACTGATGGAATTGAGCTTATTAGAAGAATTAAAAGTGAGTTTAGCAAGATTGATATTATTGTAATTTCTGCTAGAAATGATAGCTTAAGCTTACAAAAAAGCTTAAATCTAGGAGTAATTGATTATATTCTAAAACCATTTAAACAAAATAGGCTTGAAAGCTCGCTAAATCAATATAAGTTAAGAAGAAATCTATTAAATAGCAAAATCAATCAAGAAAATATTGATAAAGCTCTTTATAAACAAATTGATGAATTACCAAAAGGAATTGATAAAAATTCTTTAGCTCTTATAAAAGATAAAATAAAAGAATTTAATACTTGGTTTAATGTCAATGAATTAGAAAAACTAACAAATATTTCTAAAATATCTCTTAGAAAATATCTTACTTATTTAGAACAAATTAATTACATTACTTCAAAACTAGAATATAAAGCCAAAGGAAGACCACAAATATATTATAAATTAAACTAA
- a CDS encoding sensor histidine kinase: MRLFTKITLTFFLISFIVLSITSIFIFIQSKKLIENEITHKIEAISKTLAKNININNPNLNEDINTLSKELNLDFIVIIDKNQKRLTHPNKDLIGTLVEGGDAKQVLNGGGDYISIAKGSLKRSIRSFSPIYKDNQIIGAVIVGVFVDYLNQIILEENKYNFVLIIIFIIIILILAKILNKNIKNILLGYEPKQIASLVARQNAILQSLNDGIIAVDDKNTITLINDKAKDIFKLALVDNDLIGKNANIIPHSNMQKVLNTKIAELNQEQILNEITILTNRIPYFIDNNIAGVVASFKDIKEVKKLANELIDVKKYAEALRANHHEFSNKLHIINALLENNNINEAKNYCDELILKNKENLNKLLCNINDKVILAFCESKFAFAKELKININLNKKSFLDNLNDSNLQNDIISILSNLINNSIDALSNTENKNIEIFIKNNKNYLKIQCKDNGCGIQNKENLFTKGYSTKGEFRGYGLYLCAKIVANYDGTISVSKLKNGSSFSVILRINND, encoded by the coding sequence ATGAGATTATTTACAAAAATTACTTTAACATTTTTTTTAATTTCTTTTATAGTTTTAAGCATTACTTCTATTTTTATTTTTATACAAAGCAAAAAATTAATTGAAAACGAAATTACTCATAAAATAGAAGCAATATCAAAAACTCTAGCAAAAAATATTAATATAAATAATCCTAATTTAAATGAAGATATAAACACATTAAGTAAAGAATTAAATCTTGATTTCATAGTAATAATAGATAAAAATCAAAAGCGACTAACCCACCCTAATAAAGATTTAATAGGCACTTTAGTAGAAGGCGGGGACGCTAAGCAAGTCTTAAATGGGGGGGGGGATTATATATCAATAGCAAAAGGTTCTTTAAAACGCTCAATTAGAAGCTTTAGTCCAATTTATAAAGATAATCAAATTATAGGTGCTGTAATAGTTGGAGTATTCGTAGATTATCTAAATCAAATAATTTTAGAAGAAAATAAATATAATTTTGTTTTGATAATTATTTTTATAATAATCATTTTAATACTAGCAAAAATACTAAATAAAAATATAAAAAACATATTATTAGGTTATGAACCAAAACAAATAGCTAGTTTAGTTGCAAGACAAAACGCTATCTTGCAATCTTTAAATGATGGGATAATTGCAGTAGATGATAAAAACACCATTACTTTAATAAATGATAAAGCTAAAGATATTTTTAAACTAGCCTTAGTAGATAATGATTTAATAGGAAAAAATGCCAATATTATCCCACATTCAAATATGCAAAAAGTATTAAATACAAAAATAGCTGAATTAAATCAAGAGCAAATATTAAACGAAATCACAATTTTAACAAATAGAATTCCATACTTTATAGATAATAATATAGCAGGAGTTGTAGCGTCTTTTAAAGATATAAAAGAAGTTAAAAAATTAGCAAATGAGCTAATAGATGTCAAAAAATACGCCGAAGCCCTAAGAGCAAATCATCACGAATTCTCAAACAAACTTCACATAATAAATGCCTTATTAGAAAATAATAATATAAATGAAGCAAAAAATTATTGTGATGAATTGATTTTAAAAAATAAAGAGAATTTAAATAAATTATTATGCAATATCAATGATAAAGTAATCCTAGCTTTTTGCGAAAGCAAATTCGCTTTTGCAAAAGAATTAAAAATCAATATAAATCTTAATAAAAAATCATTTTTAGATAATTTAAATGATAGTAATTTACAAAATGATATTATTAGCATTCTTTCAAATTTAATAAATAATTCAATAGACGCATTAAGCAATACAGAAAATAAAAATATAGAAATATTTATAAAAAATAATAAAAACTACCTAAAAATTCAATGTAAAGACAATGGCTGCGGCATTCAAAATAAAGAAAACTTATTTACTAAAGGCTATTCTACTAAGGGTGAATTTAGAGGATATGGACTTTATTTATGTGCTAAAATTGTTGCTAATTATGATGGAACAATAAGTGTTAGTAAATTAAAAAATGGAAGCTCTTTTAGTGTAATTTTAAGGATTAATAATGATTAA
- a CDS encoding triphosphoribosyl-dephospho-CoA synthase codes for MQKDLLQLVLEQKEKRFNARLEYENIYKTPVICFSLNLPYMYKIANISEVKELFLFGINEALSLGNIINYSVNLDELFCLFAIDDEALNIKKLTISLENKYNFSRLFDFDVYFNNETIKLRNAGRKCFLCDELAIVCQRNNTHTKSSIYKKLDELFDDFYVHICINKSIKNNFSKAALKALLYEVSLSPKIGLVDRFSSNSHNDMNFYTFLDSVSELREYFDSFYTLAKLSKRNDFIRLKKIGQIAEKSMFNATNNINTHKGALFLFAIMIFACSKSEDELSLENISKITKDLCVNLCQNELNNNLNSIGGICFQRFGIKGVRDEVEKGFINTFKAFKFYQAFEIKNDISLLKTLFYIVYLIDDTSLIKRLNYNYDNYLQVKNTCLKLSKYDDSKIIKIINKLNNLYSSKNISFGGSADVLSLIIFLNFIKIK; via the coding sequence ATGCAAAAAGATTTGCTTCAGCTAGTTTTAGAACAAAAAGAAAAGAGATTTAATGCAAGACTTGAATACGAAAATATTTATAAAACCCCTGTAATTTGCTTTAGTCTAAATCTTCCTTATATGTATAAAATAGCTAATATTAGTGAAGTTAAAGAGTTGTTTTTATTCGGAATTAACGAAGCGCTTAGTTTAGGAAATATCATAAATTATAGTGTTAATTTAGATGAATTATTTTGCTTATTTGCGATTGATGATGAAGCTTTAAATATAAAAAAACTCACTATATCTTTAGAAAATAAATATAATTTTTCAAGATTATTTGATTTTGATGTGTATTTTAATAACGAGACAATTAAGTTAAGAAATGCAGGTAGGAAGTGCTTTTTATGTGATGAATTAGCCATAGTTTGTCAAAGAAATAACACTCATACAAAATCTAGCATATATAAAAAACTTGATGAATTATTTGATGATTTTTATGTGCATATTTGCATAAATAAAAGTATTAAAAATAATTTTAGCAAAGCTGCTTTAAAGGCATTATTGTATGAAGTTAGCTTATCTCCTAAAATTGGCTTGGTTGATAGATTTAGTTCAAATTCTCATAATGATATGAACTTTTATACCTTTTTAGATAGCGTAAGTGAATTAAGAGAATATTTTGATAGCTTTTATACCTTAGCAAAATTATCAAAAAGAAATGATTTTATTAGGCTTAAAAAAATAGGTCAAATAGCAGAAAAATCTATGTTTAACGCTACAAATAATATAAATACTCATAAAGGTGCTTTATTTTTGTTTGCGATTATGATTTTTGCTTGTAGCAAAAGTGAAGATGAATTATCGCTTGAAAATATCTCAAAAATTACAAAAGATTTATGTGTAAATCTATGTCAAAATGAGTTAAACAACAATCTTAATTCAATCGGTGGGATTTGCTTTCAAAGATTTGGGATTAAGGGGGTAAGAGATGAGGTTGAGAAAGGATTTATAAATACTTTTAAGGCTTTTAAATTCTATCAAGCATTTGAGATTAAAAATGATATAAGTTTGTTAAAGACTTTATTTTATATCGTATATTTAATAGATGATACGAGTTTAATAAAAAGATTAAATTATAATTATGATAATTATTTACAAGTAAAAAATACTTGCTTAAAACTTAGTAAATATGATGATAGTAAAATAATAAAAATTATTAATAAATTAAACAATTTATACTCAAGTAAAAACATTAGTTTTGGTGGAAGTGCTGATGTTTTATCATTAATAATATTTTTAAATTTTATAAAAATAAAATAA
- a CDS encoding TolC family protein, producing MKKTLITSIIAASCLHAAEYNIFIASFKKDDYATLNKIKSNIEKVVNSSKYANELVVKARASDPQSANNSTYHTVVVETADMSKSKVTEIRNYLRSNSIYKDAYFTTRKPNEPKFAKVDSEVDTNLNNDELTSEPAVVDNNSSVSSMLDSLDEKNDNGLNIPAFNNVEDANSITLNKMIASVLDTNPSVNTYKQEYLKSLKDLDIASAEYYPMLNVYANGGYVNKKHKVNVKPEEKGTGTTHDASIVLTENLFNGGKDMNGKAQQSHITNSTAYKVIQNSNEIVYDSTKAYLDMIKTKLLLEIAQKNVKAHEDIYALIKDRTSSGFARASEERQAGSRLALAKNNLLSAENDFKDAESRFTRLFGKNVDINSLVMPEFTYAIPSSVEGLNEISKKCNPSVRIQAENINVLEYETKVKKGNYLPKLDLELSANYAKDKIFRDLQADTKDTSAGAYLRFSYNLFNKGQDKLNVEKSKIGALASQMDYNATLRELEESNSYAFNSYKISNDKLNYLNDYVEYAKSTLLTYEDEFKIGKRDLINVLDAQSEYFSAAKELINTKSNILLTQYKMLDNMGVISEGFVNGYAKQYINKACSISDIK from the coding sequence ATGAAAAAAACATTAATCACATCTATTATTGCGGCTAGTTGCTTGCACGCAGCTGAATATAATATATTCATAGCCAGCTTTAAAAAAGACGATTATGCTACATTAAACAAAATAAAATCAAATATTGAAAAAGTTGTTAATAGTAGCAAATACGCTAATGAATTGGTGGTAAAAGCAAGAGCTAGTGACCCACAAAGTGCAAATAATAGCACATATCACACCGTAGTTGTTGAAACTGCTGATATGTCTAAATCAAAAGTAACAGAGATTAGAAACTATCTTCGCTCAAATTCTATCTATAAAGACGCTTATTTTACGACTAGAAAACCAAATGAACCTAAATTTGCTAAGGTTGATAGCGAAGTAGATACTAATTTAAACAATGACGAATTAACTAGCGAACCAGCTGTTGTAGATAATAATTCATCTGTTTCAAGTATGTTAGATAGTTTAGATGAAAAAAATGATAATGGTTTAAATATTCCTGCATTTAACAATGTTGAAGACGCTAATTCAATTACTTTAAATAAAATGATTGCTAGTGTTCTTGATACAAACCCAAGTGTAAATACTTATAAACAAGAATATTTAAAATCTTTAAAAGACTTAGATATAGCAAGTGCTGAATATTATCCAATGTTAAATGTATATGCAAATGGTGGATATGTTAATAAAAAGCATAAAGTTAATGTAAAACCTGAAGAAAAAGGAACAGGCACAACTCACGATGCTTCAATAGTTTTAACAGAAAACTTATTTAATGGTGGAAAAGATATGAATGGCAAGGCTCAACAAAGCCACATTACAAATTCTACAGCTTATAAAGTAATTCAAAATTCAAATGAAATCGTGTATGATAGCACTAAAGCATATTTAGATATGATAAAAACTAAACTATTACTTGAAATAGCACAAAAAAATGTAAAAGCTCACGAAGATATTTATGCTCTAATCAAAGATAGAACAAGTTCAGGTTTTGCAAGAGCTAGTGAAGAAAGACAAGCAGGAAGCCGTTTAGCACTTGCTAAAAATAACTTATTATCAGCAGAAAACGATTTTAAAGATGCTGAATCAAGATTTACAAGATTATTTGGTAAAAATGTAGATATTAATTCTCTTGTAATGCCAGAATTTACTTATGCAATTCCTAGTTCAGTTGAAGGCTTAAATGAAATTAGTAAAAAATGTAATCCAAGTGTGAGAATTCAAGCTGAAAATATCAATGTGCTTGAATATGAAACAAAGGTTAAAAAAGGAAATTATTTACCTAAATTAGACTTAGAATTAAGTGCAAACTATGCAAAAGATAAAATCTTTAGAGATTTACAAGCAGATACTAAAGATACTTCAGCAGGTGCTTATTTAAGATTTTCATACAACCTATTTAATAAAGGTCAAGATAAGCTAAATGTTGAAAAAAGTAAAATCGGAGCATTAGCAAGTCAAATGGATTATAATGCTACTTTAAGAGAATTAGAAGAAAGCAATTCATACGCATTTAATTCATATAAAATTAGTAATGATAAATTAAATTATTTAAATGATTATGTTGAATATGCTAAATCTACACTTTTAACTTATGAAGATGAATTTAAAATTGGTAAAAGAGATTTAATCAATGTATTAGATGCTCAAAGCGAATATTTTTCAGCTGCTAAAGAATTAATTAATACAAAGAGCAATATTTTATTAACCCAATACAAAATGCTTGATAATATGGGTGTAATTTCTGAAGGTTTTGTTAATGGTTATGCAAAACAATACATTAATAAAGCTTGCTCAATCTCTGATATTAAGTAA
- a CDS encoding transglutaminase-like cysteine peptidase, whose product MYSRIFKRVILFTLFIGISLSSSSFIKPQTYVRMEKTYGQVSVKRLEKLDKLMQDIQNTNDANKLVKVNEFFNDPSIIKWQDDMITWGKTDYWANRFESLGKGFGDCEDFVIAKYLTLLDLGVSEEKLFFTYVYANLNGKWISHMVLAYYEKPNDIPFILDSNTNSIKRANKRVDLKPVLSFNAKDLFLAQQASSGKLSAKSSKYTKDWSSYLENLKKGDL is encoded by the coding sequence ATGTATAGTAGAATTTTTAAAAGAGTGATTTTATTCACTCTTTTTATCGGTATTAGTTTATCTAGTTCTTCATTCATTAAACCACAAACTTATGTTAGAATGGAGAAGACTTACGGACAAGTTAGTGTTAAAAGACTTGAAAAACTAGATAAGTTAATGCAAGATATACAAAATACAAATGATGCAAATAAATTAGTAAAAGTTAATGAATTTTTTAATGACCCAAGTATTATAAAATGGCAAGATGATATGATAACTTGGGGTAAGACTGATTATTGGGCTAATAGATTTGAATCGCTTGGAAAGGGTTTTGGAGATTGCGAAGATTTCGTAATTGCAAAATATCTTACTTTACTTGATTTAGGAGTTAGTGAAGAAAAATTATTTTTTACATACGTATATGCTAATTTAAATGGTAAATGGATTTCTCATATGGTTTTAGCATATTATGAAAAACCTAACGATATTCCTTTTATTTTAGATAGTAATACAAATTCAATTAAAAGAGCAAACAAAAGAGTTGATTTAAAGCCTGTGTTATCGTTTAATGCTAAAGACTTATTTTTAGCACAACAAGCATCAAGCGGTAAATTATCGGCAAAATCTTCAAAATATACAAAAGATTGGTCTAGTTATTTAGAGAATTTAAAAAAGGGTGATTTATGA
- a CDS encoding LapD/MoxY N-terminal periplasmic domain-containing protein: protein MTLFKQILLGAIVFILIIIAIVGVKNYQTTNDFINEQLSANAKHTATSLGLSIATLDNVDKDSVELMINAIFDSGYYQEIKFTDANDEIVYDKSKEKVFYGVSDLFVKLVNISTPVESFEIRQWNKIGTIYVQISPAFAYEQLYTTLKELFINLVIIFIVSMILIYFSLKAILAPLNKVRKQAEAILEHEFIIQNKLPFTQEVRKMVMAMNSMVGKVKDIFDKESETLDKYNDLLYKDERTKLFNRRYFINKFESIKSREEYSNGYCFLLSIKETYNLKKILGFNKSMEFLGRLSDILRDNDKVFDSECVFSINENDFAVLGENSLGFEENCVNYLNKIKDLFKEFGLDDSEFLISSSLSSYEGKKLNEILAELDLLLIKNKTNYSLNKSNNSDNIILGKEQFRTFIYNAMNNNDFCFASQEVLDTDNNVYHKELYLRLKYKNELKNASYFMPIVNELNLSKELDIYVLSKALSEEFKSGISVNISNDLIKAENYQKLEKIFKTRKNEKVYLELAMSKELNIRNLIEFSRFAKTYDIALGLDHFTLNKENLSILNELNISYIKVQARTLLDLLEDVNASGAKNALEIILNSKGIKIIAIGIEDEETYNKIKELNINLVQGNYTSKVKEEI, encoded by the coding sequence ATGACTTTATTTAAGCAAATTTTATTAGGTGCTATAGTTTTTATATTAATTATAATAGCTATTGTTGGTGTTAAAAACTATCAAACTACAAATGATTTTATAAACGAGCAATTAAGTGCAAATGCAAAGCATACAGCAACTTCGCTAGGATTATCAATTGCTACTTTAGATAATGTTGATAAAGATAGTGTTGAGCTTATGATTAATGCTATTTTTGATAGTGGATATTATCAAGAAATTAAATTCACTGACGCAAATGATGAGATAGTTTATGATAAAAGTAAAGAAAAAGTATTTTATGGAGTTAGTGATTTATTTGTAAAACTTGTAAATATTAGCACTCCTGTTGAGAGTTTTGAGATTAGACAATGGAATAAAATAGGCACTATTTATGTGCAAATTAGCCCTGCATTTGCTTACGAGCAACTTTATACAACCCTTAAAGAATTGTTTATTAATTTAGTGATTATTTTTATAGTTTCTATGATTTTAATTTATTTTTCACTAAAAGCGATTTTAGCACCACTAAATAAGGTTAGAAAACAAGCAGAAGCTATACTTGAACACGAGTTTATAATACAAAATAAACTACCATTTACCCAAGAAGTCAGAAAAATGGTAATGGCGATGAACTCAATGGTAGGTAAGGTTAAAGATATATTTGATAAAGAGAGCGAAACGCTAGATAAATATAATGATTTGCTTTATAAAGATGAAAGAACTAAGCTATTTAATAGAAGATATTTTATAAATAAATTTGAATCAATTAAAAGTAGGGAAGAATATTCAAATGGATATTGCTTTTTATTAAGTATTAAAGAAACTTATAATCTAAAAAAGATTTTAGGTTTTAATAAATCTATGGAATTTTTAGGAAGATTATCAGATATTTTAAGAGATAATGATAAGGTTTTTGATAGTGAATGTGTGTTTTCAATTAATGAAAATGATTTCGCTGTTTTAGGCGAGAATTCTTTAGGTTTTGAAGAAAACTGCGTAAATTATCTAAATAAAATAAAAGATTTATTTAAAGAATTTGGACTTGATGATAGTGAGTTTTTAATAAGCAGTTCTTTAAGTTCTTATGAAGGAAAAAAGCTAAATGAAATTCTTGCTGAACTAGACTTATTGTTAATTAAAAATAAGACTAATTATTCTTTAAACAAATCAAATAATTCTGATAATATTATCTTAGGTAAAGAGCAATTTAGAACATTTATTTATAACGCTATGAATAATAATGATTTTTGTTTTGCTAGCCAAGAAGTTTTAGATACTGATAATAATGTATATCATAAAGAATTATATTTGAGATTAAAATATAAAAATGAATTAAAAAATGCTTCTTATTTTATGCCTATTGTAAATGAGCTTAATTTATCAAAAGAATTAGATATTTATGTATTAAGTAAGGCTTTAAGTGAAGAATTTAAATCAGGAATTTCTGTAAATATTTCAAATGATTTAATAAAAGCAGAAAATTATCAAAAATTAGAAAAAATATTCAAAACTAGAAAAAATGAAAAAGTTTATTTAGAACTTGCTATGAGTAAGGAATTAAATATTAGAAATCTTATTGAGTTTTCAAGATTTGCTAAGACTTATGATATAGCTTTAGGGCTTGACCATTTTACTTTAAACAAAGAAAACTTAAGTATTTTAAATGAATTAAATATTTCTTATATTAAAGTTCAGGCAAGAACATTGCTTGATTTATTAGAAGATGTTAATGCTAGTGGGGCTAAAAATGCTTTAGAAATTATCTTAAATTCAAAAGGAATAAAAATAATTGCAATAGGTATAGAAGATGAAGAAACTTACAACAAAATAAAAGAATTAAATATTAATTTAGTTCAAGGAAATTACACAAGTAAAGTTAAGGAAGAAATATGA